The nucleotide sequence TTCTGATAATCATCCCAAAATTTGGACAATTCAATATTTTTGACAATACACTCTGGTTTCGTTGTGATACCACTATGTACCACAGCATATGCAATTATAGTTCTTACTAACATCGGTTTATCGCAATACCCTATTTGGTAATCATCACTAGCTACAATAGATAAAGGGGTCCTTCCTTTCTTGTCTACTGAATTAACATTTGCTCCTCTATCAAGCAGCAACCTTACTAATTCCTCCCGATTATACTTAAGTGCAAAATGTAAAGGAGTCCACTTTCGCCTTTCTAAGGCATTAATATTTGCCCCTTCATTAAGCAGAAATTCTGCTACTTCCTTATGACCATACCTAATTGCAATATGTAAAGGAGTCTCCTTTTGCTCAATTTTCACTGCATTAATATTGGCTCCAGCTTCTATCAACTCCGTAATCTGCTGTATATTCTCTCCTTTAGAAGAATTCATTAATAATTCATCCAATTCTCTTTGTTCCCTCTCATTCATAATTTACTCCACAATTTCATTGTAATTAATTTAATATGTAAAAAGAATAATATCAACCCAGCTTATCACCACCGGGTAACGGTTGCAAGCCAAAAGCTTCTCTTTTTTCATTGAGCGTCATGAAGCTTGCGTTTTCCACGTATTTCCACATCTTTTGCCTTTTTTCCATTAGAATTTCTATCGCGTCTTTATCATATGACAAACATAAATCTTTGCCAAACTTGAGCACTAGCCAAGAATTTAAGTGACAAATAATATTTTCTAGAGTCGGTAAGACTGTCTGTTCCCAAAGGGAAAGACGTGCTTCAACTAAATTACTGTAAGTGTTATCACCTGGTATGCCAAGCAACTGCGGCGGAACGCCAAAAGCTAGCGCAATATCACGAGCTGAGCTATGTTTTGACTCAATAAAATCCATATCCCTCGGTGATAAGCTCATTTCCTTCCACTCTAGACCCCCTTCAAGCAATATAGGTCTTCCAGCATTGACAGGACCTGAGTAATGATCATTTATCTGTCCTTTTAAGCGTTGGTACTGCTCTTGACTTAAGTTTCCACCACTTCCATCCTTTTCTGATTTTACAACTATTGCACCACTTGGTCTTGCTCCATTTTGCAGCATTGCCTGATTCCAAGCACCAGCCTGATTATGCTGATCTATACTATATGCAGCTGCCTCAATTGGTGAAAGTCCATACCAATCATTCAAAGGGTTAAAGGTTTTAAGATGCAGTACTGTTGAACGCCCGGTTAATTTATCAACTCTAAAGTCATAACTGTTGTTATTTACGGTATAACGATAGGCATAAGGAACGTTATTTCTTCCTGGAATAATTTCAACTCTATCAGGGCGCAGAAGATAAAGCTCTGTTGGTTTGTGCTGCACCTCAATCATCAATACATAAGAATTGCCATTAACTAATCGATAAGTCACAATCCCTTCAATAAATTCCGATTTTGATGTCATTGGATTAGGAGAATAAAGTAATTTTAGTAAAGGATGTGTTTTTAGTTGTGACTTTCCCTGATCAGTAAGCTGGTAGAGAGTAAAAGGTACCGAAGATGCAGCACTTGCGATCATATTAATTGCTCGAAAGGCAATGACATTTTTTATGTAGCCTTCCTCAGCAAAACTTGCATAATCGCGCCTACTCCAACTTGGTTCCATCATTAGTTGCAAAGCAGAGTATTCACTACTTTTCTTTCTTTGAAAAATGTTAAAATTCATATGTGCCTCCTGAAAAATCGAATGTGTTAAAAGATTGAAATTGTAGTTGAATTATATCAATTAGTGTTACAAGAATGATGTCATCCCAGTGCTTGACACTGGGATCCAAGAATGTAATTGTAGATAGCGCACTTAATTGGTGAGCATAGCTGTTTTATACCAGAACGAACACCTTTGACTAGATTGTATGAAAAGCTGGATCCTAGTGCCAGCTACTCGAATGACAAATAGGGGCTACTTGGATGACACCGTCATAAAGAAATTAGCGTCATCCAAAGGAGGCATAAGCTGTTAACAAAGCTGAGACTTTTCTTGCAATCCCTCAATTTTTGGATCGTTAATTTTGCTATTGCAGCTACTCATTGCATAAACATTAAGACAAATGTTTGTCACTATTCCAACAAGCATGCACATCCCTGTAACTGCTGCAGCTACAGTAAAAGCTGTGCCTAAAGTTCCACTTGTAAATATAGCGGCTATTAACGTTGGAACAAATAGATAGAATGAAGGTTTGATTACGTAACTATAAATCTTTTCAATTCTATCGAAATTTTTCCATGGTCCAGCAAGATCTTTCAATGGACCAGTAAGATTTCTTGCCATTTTAACCTGGGTTTCTAAGTTTTGCTTAAAGTAATCACTAAAACTAGTACTTGGAGAATCGTTATCAAGAATTGAAAGAGAAAACATCTTCTGGCCTTTAAATTCCCCGTTCATGCACTTAAAATTCCTAATATTAAATTTAGATCCATTAATATACCTAAGGTTAAACTGCATATTAGGATTCAATATATGATTTAAAGTGCTTGCCTTTCTATCTATTAAAACTTCGAGCTTTTCTTTGTTCTTATCATAATAGTCAATAAAATCTCTTAACTCTTTTGATAGCTTTTCTAGATCTATTTTTATGCCATAGCCTCTCAATATGATCAGAAAGGCACAAAAGTTTTGTAAATAACTTTTGGTGCCACTAAAGCTCAAATAAAATGATCTACCATGATCAATTTTTGCCCAGAGTTTTTCTTTTACTTTTTTACCCTTTGCATTTTCATACTCCTTTTCTATTACACCAAAATTTTCTGATTGTGTAATGTCAACTTCTCCAAGCAATATTTGAGCAGCCAGTATTTTCTCAAAACCTTTTGCATCTTGGTAATTTTTGCCTTTTTCCTGAAGATCCATTAATGTTGTAAATTTGTCCAAAAACTTTGATCTCAGATAAAGCTTATCCTGGTATTTCTCTTTCTCAATGTGCTCTTTAAATTGATCATTACGATTAGCAAATCTTTCCTTTGGCAAATCGTTATTTGTTACCAATTCAACAATTGGAGCTCTGTCATATAAAAACAGCTTATATAAACCACCAGCAACATATTCCCTGATAAAATCAGCAATATTGAGGTCATCATGACATATATTGCTTTCTACTTGCTGCCATAATTGATCAATAAGATTGTTTATTACAAAATCTGGCAAATAAGGATTTTGCAATTTTGTAGCTTTTCTTGATCCTTTGTAAAAAGATTCTTTGAATTGTGCTAACTTAGACTGTTCTTCCTCTTTTGTAAGCGTATGATTTAGAACAGACTTAATCATGAAATGTGCCTTATCACCTTCATTGTTACTATACTCATGCTCTGCTTGAAATCCTGAGCTGCAGCCTGCTTCTTTCTCTCCTACTTTCTTGAACTCGCTTATAGGCTGAATTGTTCTATCATGGAAATGTTTTTCCAGAGTTTCTATATTTTCCTTTTTATTTTTCTTAGATTGTTCTTTTACTACTTCTAAATCTTCCTTTTCCTTTTTAATCAAGTCTTTTACGAATTGATCCCATTGTTCTTGATTAAACTGACTCAATTCATTTTGATTTTCTTGTGTTGTACCTAACATAAAATTCCCCTACAAAATTAACTAAAATATTTTAATTTAACATGAATATTAAGTATTTATTAAAAATATTAGCGTATCTAGCAATATATGTCAAATTCTTTATTATTAGGTGATAACTTTCCTTTTTTGTTACAAAAGCCCTATATAGCTTTATACGGAAAGCCTTAAAAGCTTACCAAAAGCCTAAACTTGCTTGAAAAGCAAGTAAGTATTATAAAATTAAATAAAAGAAATTGAATATGACAGAATGGCTAATCTCTAACCAATTTACTGATTATAACCATGCTATAAAATTCATGGAAGCAAAAATTCAACAAATTTACAATAATTTATCTGACGAGCTAGTATGGCTGCTCCAGCACCCTCCACTTTACACTGCAGGAATCGGTGCAACAGATGATGACATTATTGAAAAATTATTTCCTATATATAAAACAGGTAGGGGTGGTAAATATACATATCACGGGCCAGGGCAGCGCATTATATACTTAATGCTAAACCTCAAAAAAAGAAACAAATGTGACATCAAGCTGTATATCAGGGACCTAAGTAATTGGATCATAAATGTTTTAAAACACTTTAATATACTTGGGGAATTTAAGGAAGATAGAATAGGCATTTGGGTGAACAACAACGGAGTAGAAGAAAAAATAGCAGCTTTTGGCATTCGCTTGAGAAAATGGGTAACTTATCATGGCATAGCACTTAATGTCTCTCCAAACCTTTCCCACTATAAGGGTATTATTCCTTGTGGACTAAAAGATTACGGCGTTACATCAATGGAAAAACTAGAAGTAAAAGTTTCTCTTTGCGAATTAGATGATATATTAAAGCAAGAGTTTCATAAGATATTTTAATGTATTCCTTTATTCTTTATTTTCTATGCCTTTTACTCACTAATCCTGCACACACAATCAATCAAGTTGATATTATTGCTCCTTCTTCGAAAGGAAAAGAATCAGATCTGCCTACTATAAGAGAATACGTAAAAACTTTGGGTTTTAATCCTCACATTTCGGAGAAAATATACAGTAATGACAACCCATTTTATTCTAACTCTGATGAGTTTAGAGCGAATGATTTGGTTAATGCGCTCACTGATGATAGCAAAATAATTTGGTGTATCAGAGGAGGAGAAGGGGCTTCTCGGCTAATTCCCTATCTAGAAAAGTTACCCAATGATAAAAAAGAAAGAATTGCTCAAAACAAAAATAAGAAAATTCTTATAGGCTATAGTGACATCACTGCTTTACATATCTATCTACAGGTTCAATATGACTGGCAAACCCTTCACGGCACCATGTTAGAGATGATAGTAAATAACTCTGTTGCTGAAAGCTCTGTTGAAAAATTAAAAGAATTAATTCTTAACCAACGCAACTCTATCAGATTTGACAACTTAAAGATGATAAATAATGGAGTTAGACTAAAAAATGGCAGATTAGAGTCTAAAATCATCGGTGGTAATATGACTTTGGTTGAAAATAGCATAGGAACTGCTTGGCAAATAAACGCAAAAAACAAAATTCTATTTTTAGAAGACATAAAAGTTTATCCATATTCAATTGAGCGCAGTCTAGATCACCTAAAACAAGCTCATATTTTTGATGGAGTAGATGCAGTAATCTTTGGAGACTTTATTAACTGTTATAATGATAATCTTGTTGAAGTTGTAAAAGAAAGGTTTGCAAAAAGTGTTAACTTTCCTGTATTTACAATAAAAGGGGTAGGTCATGGACATACAAATGACCCTTTACCTTTCAACACTCACACTACCATTAGCGTTCAAGACGAGAAGGAGTTTATGGATGTGCAACAGTTATACAAGTAGCTTTATCTAACACTCCTTTCATTCCAGCACTTTCCCTTCAACCATTCAAGTAGCCCTCCTTCTTGTAATCCCAGTGCCTAGACACTGGAATCCAGATCAAGTACGGCTATTATCCAAATAACCCTTCGTTGTTATTCAAGCAGCCCCTTCGTTGTCATCCCAATGCCCAGACACTGGGATCCAGGAACCTGCGTCACGCGCTCTACTATGAAGGAATGCTAGCAAACTCCCTGCTGTCCATTTATTAAGGCGGCAGATGATTTCTCTGCTCCATCAACTTTAGTACTAGGCTTTAGTAATTCATATGTAGCATAACCAACTACCAGTGCTGCTGCTGTAACTGCAACCACTGCTATAACGATAGGTATCAACTGAGCTGTAATTGTTCCAGTTGTAAAAAGTGCCACTGCTATAGAAGTGCCTAATAATCCAGTTACTCCACCGGCAATCTTTCCTTTACGAGATGCTTTCAAAAAAGAACCTCCTCCTGCTTCTAATAGAGCTTTTATTACGTTTTTACTCTTAGCATAATCTACCGGAGTCTTTCCATTTTTATCTACTGCATTAACATTTGCTTCTGCTTGAAGTAAAACCTTTACTACACTTTCGCAACCACTCGAAGCAGCTAAATGCAAAGGAACCACACCAAAAGAACTTTTCCCATTAACATTTGCTCCTTTTTCAAGTAAAATCTCTACTATACCTTCGTGACCATTATTAGTAGCTAAATACAAAACAGTATTAGCATGATGATCTCTCACATTAACATCTGCTCCTTTTTCAACTAAAATCTCTACTATATTTGTGTGACCATTCTTAGCAGCTAAATGCAAAGCAGTAGGACCATAGGAATCTTTCTTATTAACATCTGCTCCTTTTTTAAGTAAAATCTCTACTATATTTGTGTGACCATTCTCAGCAGCTATCATTAATAACGTAAACTCCTTCGTTGAGAAGAGAGGACCAAATACATAATTTAAATCAAATTCACCTTTCTCCCACTCTAGATATAGATATAGATCTTGATCCTGTTTCTTTAGTTCTTCTTGTATTTCCTCAATTATATTATCTTGATTTAAGCCTTCCTTAACCTCAATCGTACTCAGTACTTTTTTCAGTAATTCATATTCTCCTGTCATAATTCTACCTTCAATATTAAACAATATGTTTAATTATTACATAGTTATGATAAAAAGTCAATTAAAACAAGCTAATAACCGGGATTGTGAATAGTAAATTAGATTCAAATAGCCTATTTGGTGTTATTTCAGTGTTAGACCTTTTCATATCCTTACGAGCAAATTAATGTTATCCTTTTATTGCTAATCTAAAGTTTTTTATGTTCATACACTTGCGTGTTCATAGCGTTTATTCTCTGCTTGAGAGTTCGGTTAAAATTGAGGAGCTGATTGGTCTTTGTTTGCAGAACAAAATGCCGGCAGTTGCAGTTACTGACTCAGGTAACTTATTTGGCTCACTTGAATTTGCAGAATATGCAGCTAATAGGGGAATACAGCTAATAATAGGATGCAATATTATCGTTCGACACTTAGAACAAAATTTATCAATACTGCTACTTGCAAAAAATGAACAAGGGTACACTAATTTAGTCACCTTGGTGAGTGAGTCTTTTAAAAAGCGCAAGAATAATAGCGATATTCCTTACGTTGATTTTGATGAGCTATTAAATTTAAGTTCAGGCCTAATCGCCTTAACTGGTGGATATGACGGCATATTGGCTCAACTGTTATTGAAGCAAGATAAAGAAACGATAAAAAGACTGCTCTCAGCATTCGATGGTCATTTATATGTTGAATTGCAGCGTCATGGGCTGAATAAAGAGCTAGAGCTTGAAGAAGCTTTAATAGATTTTGCTTATCAGCGCAATATACCACTAGTTGCAACGAATGATGTGTTTTTTCCAAATAAGTCTGACTATGAGGCTTATGACATATTAACGTGCATATCGGAGGGCAGTTATGCCCTGGAGAATAACAGAAAGAAGTTAACTACCGAGCATTACTTCAAATCTGTGGCAGAAATGGAGGAGCTGTTCAGCGACATTCCCGAAGCAATTCATAACACTTTAGTGATAGCTAAGCGGTGCTCTTACATGCCAAGAAGCAGGCAGCCTATCTTACCTAAATTTCCTTGTCGAGAAAATAAAACTGAGAATGAAGAACTGAGGGAGCAGGCAGTTTCAGGGTTGAAGCTGCGTATTGCAAATGAAACGGACATAGACCTTAAACAATACTACGATCGGCTGAATTACGAACTAAGCGTAATAACTTCGATGAACTACGCTGGCTACTTTTTGATAGTTTCTGATTTCATTCGTTGGAGCAAAGCAAATGGCATTCCAGTTGGACCGGGAAGAGGTTCTGGTGCTGGGTCGATTGTTGCTTGGAGCTTACAAATTACAGATCTTGATCCAATAAAATTTGGTCTGATCTTTGAAAGATTTTTAAATCCTGATCGTATATCGATGCCCGATTTTGACATTGATTTCTGCCAGGAAAAGAGGGATTTAGTTATTGATTATGTTTGGAAGAAGTACGGTTATGTTGCTCAAATAATCACTTTCGGAAAATTGCAGGCTAGAGCTGTGCTGCGTGACGTTGGTAGAGTATTGCAGATGCCCTACGCTCAGGTGGATAAAATATCCAAAATGGTTCCATTTAATCCGGTAAATCCGGTAACTTTATCACAAGCGATAGAGTTTGATCAAAATCTGCAGAAAGAACGAGATAGTGATGAAGTAATTGCAAAACTCCTTGATATCTCTTTGAAGCTTGAAGGAATATACCGTCACGTTTCAACTCATGCTGCTGGAGTTGTGATATGCGATCAAAAGTTAGAAAATTTTGTTCCCGTCTATTATGATCCAAATTCGGCTTTGCCAATCACTCAATACAGCATGAAATATGTGGAGAAAGCTGGGTTAATAAAATTTGATTTTCTTGGACTTGGTACGCTAACACTAATAGATCATGTATGTCGTTTAATTAATCGTGATGAAAAAAAATTTGATATTTCCTCGGTTTCTTTGGCTGATCAAAGAACTTATGAAATGCTCTCAAGAGGTGATTCAATCGGAGTGTTTCAGCTTGAAAGTTCAGGGATGAGAGAAGCTTTAATCAAACTAAAGCCAGACTGTATTGAAGATATCATCGCTTTAATTTCTCTTTATCGCCCAGGGCCTATGGATAACATCCCAACTTATGTTGCAAGAAAGCATGGACTTGAAAAGCCAGATTACATTCATCCATTGCTTGAGGAGGTGTTAAAAGAAACATTCGGAGTAATAATCTACCAAGAACAGGTAATGGAAATAGCGCGTATTCTCTCTGGATATAGCCTCGCAGAAGCAGATTTACTCAGACGTGCCATGGGTAAGAAAATTAAGGAAGAGATGGATAAACAACGTGAACTTTTTGTTCAAGGAGCAACAAAACACGGTGTTGATTACGACAGGGCAAGTTATATTTTTGATCTTGTTGCAAAATTTGCTGGTTATGGATTTAATAAATCCCACGCTGCAGCATATGCGATTATATCTTACCAAACAGCTTACCTTAAGGCTAACTACCCGCTAGAATTTTTTACGGCCTTGATGAATCTCAACATTGATGATAGAGACAAACTGAATTTGTTTTATCATGCTGCAAAATTCAGTGGAGTTGCTGTTCTTTCGCCTGATATCAGCAAATCTAAGGCTGAATTTTCAATAGAGGGTGAGCACATACGCTACGGAATTGCTGCTTTGCGTAATGTTGGTTTTGCTATAGCAGAAGGAATAGTAAATGCACCTTATAAGGACATATGGGAATTTATTCAAAATTTGGGGCATATAATAAATAAAAGGGCATTAGAAAGTTTAATTAAATCTGGAACATTCGATAGTGTGCACAAAAATAGAAAGCAGTTATACGAGTCAATAGACACATTGATTTACTTTGCAAATAAAAATAGGCAGTCAAATCAAGCTGCTTTATTTGGTAATCTTGATATTCTGAAGCCAAAACTTGAGAACGTGGAAGATTTTAATGAAGAGGAAAAATTAGAGCATGAGTTATTTTCATTGGGATTTTACTTAACTAATCATCCACTTGAAAAATTTAGAACTCTCTTGAAAAAATTAAATATTGGGTTTATCGGAGAGAGTAAAACGATAAAAACTGCTGGTGTAATATTAAATGTGCGTATGAGAACCTCAGAACGTGGAAGATTTGTTATCCTAACACTTTCTGATCCCCACAATGTTTCTGAAATAGCATTCTACAATAATGAAATAATAGAAGAAAAAAGGAATCTATTTTCACCTGGAGCATTTGTGATAATTGATCTTGAAATTTCAGAAAACACAACGAGACTATCAGGAAAGGACATATCTGAATTTACAGAAAAGGTTACTTCTCTAATGAAAGGATTAGTTTTAACTGCTGTATGTGCAGACTCGCAAAAAGTTGCTGAGGAGTTGAATGCAGTGTTGAAAAATGGAGGCAAAACCAAAATAATGCTAAAGTTTCTTCTCGAAAAACATAAAGTCAGCATCTTGTTGCCAGGTACATATTCAATCACCCCCCAAGCTATTTATGAAATATCTCACTTAAGTTGGATTGAAGACGTAGAAATTAATACAAATAACTTGCTTATATAAAAAAGTTTTATATAATAAAGTGTTTAATTGATATTAAAGGAAGATATAGTGAATCTCTATGAATTTACTTTTATAGCACAACCGAACTTATTGCAGCAAGAAGTAGAAGAAATGGTCCAAGAATTGGCTATTTTGTTGAAAAATATTAAAGCAGATGTTATTTCTCAGGAGGTTAAAGGTCTCATAGAAAGAGAACATAGCACAGTTACAAAACAAGAGCTAGAGGCAAGTACTGAAAGCATTAAAAAAAGTCTGATTGTTTACTCTGATTTTTTAGAAACTCTGACAAAAATTTTATGGGTTGAATTGGAAGAAGATTTTTCAAATTTAAAAGAAATAAAGTCAAGAATCGATAAAGAATTGAAAAATGAACTAAGTGATACGGGAATAAAACAAAATTTTATGGACCTTCCAGGAGCTAACACTAAAAGTGCATTTATCTATAATGTAGTAAATGCTTTTAAGGAAAATATTTCACAATATCTAATAAAGCTCCTTCAAGAGGTTTTAAAAAGTTTTAAAATAGTAGACTCAAATCAATTGAATAAAACGCTGGAAGTGCTTTTGAAAAATATTGAAGCTTCAGGATTGATAAAATATGAATATTGGGGTCTACTGGATTTTGCATACCCAATAAATAAGATGAAAAGTGGTCATTACTGTATGATGTGTATAAGTTTTACTTCAAGCATTATGGATGAATTTGAGCGTAGAGTAAAACTGAATGAGAATATTATTCGCCACTTGTCTGTACGGGTTAATGAGTTTTTTAAAGGTAAATCTTACATGATGGATAAACAAATTGAGGAGAAAAGTGCATAATGATGAAAAGACGAAATAGTTTTAATAATTCTTACGTGTCTGTAAATAACAGAACTGGCTTTAGGCGTCCTAAGGTCTGTCCTCTTGCTGCATCTAAAGATGAGGACATAGACTATAAGAATATAGATTTATTGTCCAAATTCACCTCTGACTATGGTAGAATATTACCTAGAAGGTTAACAGGTGTGTGCGCAAGAAAACAAAGAAAGTTGCGCTTAGCAATTATAAGAGCACGCTTTTTAGCTCTTGCTCCTTACTGTACTAAAAAAGTTAGGTAATTTATGTTAATAATTTTAAAGGAAAATATAACAACTTTAGGTAAGCTTGGTGAAGTTGTCAAAGTTAAGCCAGGTTATGCACGTAATTTTCTTTTTCCACAAAAAAAGGCGA is from Wolbachia endosymbiont (group B) of Hofmannophila pseudospretella and encodes:
- a CDS encoding ankyrin repeat domain-containing protein, translated to MNEREQRELDELLMNSSKGENIQQITELIEAGANINAVKIEQKETPLHIAIRYGHKEVAEFLLNEGANINALERRKWTPLHFALKYNREELVRLLLDRGANVNSVDKKGRTPLSIVASDDYQIGYCDKPMLVRTIIAYAVVHSGITTKPECIVKNIELSKFWDDYQNEMMNIKLNNSNISLYQFLRENDENKLAGYLSDREYDEIRYSDKLECISEFPEHADKIVSQFDKSLARRDLLDKSRAAIENSNLQVLCQVFNEITYHLTDKELKNIIEAFPSQNLDNPSAEQLQGASQVRHRFS
- the rpsF gene encoding 30S ribosomal protein S6, translated to MNLYEFTFIAQPNLLQQEVEEMVQELAILLKNIKADVISQEVKGLIEREHSTVTKQELEASTESIKKSLIVYSDFLETLTKILWVELEEDFSNLKEIKSRIDKELKNELSDTGIKQNFMDLPGANTKSAFIYNVVNAFKENISQYLIKLLQEVLKSFKIVDSNQLNKTLEVLLKNIEASGLIKYEYWGLLDFAYPINKMKSGHYCMMCISFTSSIMDEFERRVKLNENIIRHLSVRVNEFFKGKSYMMDKQIEEKSA
- a CDS encoding phage portal protein, whose amino-acid sequence is MNFNIFQRKKSSEYSALQLMMEPSWSRRDYASFAEEGYIKNVIAFRAINMIASAASSVPFTLYQLTDQGKSQLKTHPLLKLLYSPNPMTSKSEFIEGIVTYRLVNGNSYVLMIEVQHKPTELYLLRPDRVEIIPGRNNVPYAYRYTVNNNSYDFRVDKLTGRSTVLHLKTFNPLNDWYGLSPIEAAAYSIDQHNQAGAWNQAMLQNGARPSGAIVVKSEKDGSGGNLSQEQYQRLKGQINDHYSGPVNAGRPILLEGGLEWKEMSLSPRDMDFIESKHSSARDIALAFGVPPQLLGIPGDNTYSNLVEARLSLWEQTVLPTLENIICHLNSWLVLKFGKDLCLSYDKDAIEILMEKRQKMWKYVENASFMTLNEKREAFGLQPLPGGDKLG
- the dnaE gene encoding DNA polymerase III subunit alpha: MFIHLRVHSVYSLLESSVKIEELIGLCLQNKMPAVAVTDSGNLFGSLEFAEYAANRGIQLIIGCNIIVRHLEQNLSILLLAKNEQGYTNLVTLVSESFKKRKNNSDIPYVDFDELLNLSSGLIALTGGYDGILAQLLLKQDKETIKRLLSAFDGHLYVELQRHGLNKELELEEALIDFAYQRNIPLVATNDVFFPNKSDYEAYDILTCISEGSYALENNRKKLTTEHYFKSVAEMEELFSDIPEAIHNTLVIAKRCSYMPRSRQPILPKFPCRENKTENEELREQAVSGLKLRIANETDIDLKQYYDRLNYELSVITSMNYAGYFLIVSDFIRWSKANGIPVGPGRGSGAGSIVAWSLQITDLDPIKFGLIFERFLNPDRISMPDFDIDFCQEKRDLVIDYVWKKYGYVAQIITFGKLQARAVLRDVGRVLQMPYAQVDKISKMVPFNPVNPVTLSQAIEFDQNLQKERDSDEVIAKLLDISLKLEGIYRHVSTHAAGVVICDQKLENFVPVYYDPNSALPITQYSMKYVEKAGLIKFDFLGLGTLTLIDHVCRLINRDEKKFDISSVSLADQRTYEMLSRGDSIGVFQLESSGMREALIKLKPDCIEDIIALISLYRPGPMDNIPTYVARKHGLEKPDYIHPLLEEVLKETFGVIIYQEQVMEIARILSGYSLAEADLLRRAMGKKIKEEMDKQRELFVQGATKHGVDYDRASYIFDLVAKFAGYGFNKSHAAAYAIISYQTAYLKANYPLEFFTALMNLNIDDRDKLNLFYHAAKFSGVAVLSPDISKSKAEFSIEGEHIRYGIAALRNVGFAIAEGIVNAPYKDIWEFIQNLGHIINKRALESLIKSGTFDSVHKNRKQLYESIDTLIYFANKNRQSNQAALFGNLDILKPKLENVEDFNEEEKLEHELFSLGFYLTNHPLEKFRTLLKKLNIGFIGESKTIKTAGVILNVRMRTSERGRFVILTLSDPHNVSEIAFYNNEIIEEKRNLFSPGAFVIIDLEISENTTRLSGKDISEFTEKVTSLMKGLVLTAVCADSQKVAEELNAVLKNGGKTKIMLKFLLEKHKVSILLPGTYSITPQAIYEISHLSWIEDVEINTNNLLI
- a CDS encoding LD-carboxypeptidase is translated as MYSFILYFLCLLLTNPAHTINQVDIIAPSSKGKESDLPTIREYVKTLGFNPHISEKIYSNDNPFYSNSDEFRANDLVNALTDDSKIIWCIRGGEGASRLIPYLEKLPNDKKERIAQNKNKKILIGYSDITALHIYLQVQYDWQTLHGTMLEMIVNNSVAESSVEKLKELILNQRNSIRFDNLKMINNGVRLKNGRLESKIIGGNMTLVENSIGTAWQINAKNKILFLEDIKVYPYSIERSLDHLKQAHIFDGVDAVIFGDFINCYNDNLVEVVKERFAKSVNFPVFTIKGVGHGHTNDPLPFNTHTTISVQDEKEFMDVQQLYK
- the lipB gene encoding lipoyl(octanoyl) transferase LipB; this encodes MTEWLISNQFTDYNHAIKFMEAKIQQIYNNLSDELVWLLQHPPLYTAGIGATDDDIIEKLFPIYKTGRGGKYTYHGPGQRIIYLMLNLKKRNKCDIKLYIRDLSNWIINVLKHFNILGEFKEDRIGIWVNNNGVEEKIAAFGIRLRKWVTYHGIALNVSPNLSHYKGIIPCGLKDYGVTSMEKLEVKVSLCELDDILKQEFHKIF
- a CDS encoding ankyrin repeat domain-containing protein, which encodes MTGEYELLKKVLSTIEVKEGLNQDNIIEEIQEELKKQDQDLYLYLEWEKGEFDLNYVFGPLFSTKEFTLLMIAAENGHTNIVEILLKKGADVNKKDSYGPTALHLAAKNGHTNIVEILVEKGADVNVRDHHANTVLYLATNNGHEGIVEILLEKGANVNGKSSFGVVPLHLAASSGCESVVKVLLQAEANVNAVDKNGKTPVDYAKSKNVIKALLEAGGGSFLKASRKGKIAGGVTGLLGTSIAVALFTTGTITAQLIPIVIAVVAVTAAALVVGYATYELLKPSTKVDGAEKSSAALINGQQGVC
- the rpsR gene encoding 30S ribosomal protein S18, producing the protein MMKRRNSFNNSYVSVNNRTGFRRPKVCPLAASKDEDIDYKNIDLLSKFTSDYGRILPRRLTGVCARKQRKLRLAIIRARFLALAPYCTKKVR